Part of the Woronichinia naegeliana WA131 genome, AAAGAGAAAAGTGTCTACTGATTTTGCAGAGAGAAAGATGGAAGTAAACGACCTAAGTTTTGACGGAATCGTTCAGGGTAATCGCATCTTATTTGTTACAAAAAATACAGACAAAAAGAGAGAAATATAGTGTAAAAAAGAAGCAGTCATCTAAGAGAAGAAAAGGCTATTATTTAAAAAAAGTAAGTGAGTGAGGTCAAAGATGGCAAAAGGCTTCGGCGCAAGAGTTCTAACCCCACAACAAGAAAAAGAAGTCAAAATTATCAAAAGAAGCATACTGAAACATTTTCAGTGCCTAAAAGAACCGAGAACAGGGAGAAGGCAAGACCATAACTTAACAGCAATTGTCACCATAGGAATATTGGCAGTATTGTCAGGGGCAGATGGCTTCGTAGCAATTGAAGCCTATGGCAAAGCCAAACGAGAATGGCTAGAAATGTTTCTAGAGTTACCAAAGGGAATTCCCTCTCACGATACCTTTGGAAGAGTATTTGGAATGTTGGAAACAGAAGAACTAGAAAAAAGTTTTCTGAGCTGGATAAGCAGTCTAACGGAGAAAATGGACATAGAGCTGATACAGATAGATGGAAAAACGAAAAGAGGTTCTTATGATAGGGAAAAAGGACTAAATGCGTTACACAGCATAAGTGCGTGGAGTAGTGAGCGGGGACTGATGTTAGCGCAAAAGAAAGTAGATAGTAAATCTAATGAAATAAAAGCAGTCCCCTTGTTACTGAAGTTACTTAACATCAAGGGGGCAGTAGTAACCCTAGATGCAATGGGAACGCAGACAGAAATCGCAAAACAAATAAAGCAAGGTGAAGGTGACTATGTATTGGCTCTCAAAGGAAATCAGGGCAAACTTAATAAACAAGTTAGGGATTGGTTTAAACAAGCGGTCGCTCAGAACTGGCAAGGAATTGAATACAGTTATCATGAGAAGACAGAAAAAGGACATTACCGTTTAGAAACTCGTCAAGTCTGGACAGTGTCAATCAATCAGCTTTCCGCATTGCATCGCCAAAATCAGTGGGTCGGTTTATACCTCGCACGGTGATAATTTGCGTTTTTTAGTTCAGCCCCCCTAGCCCCCCAAGTTTTGGGGGAACCATTCTCTATTTATCGGTTTCAAAGTCCCCCAGCATTGGGGGATTCAGGGGGCGAAAATCTCAATCCATGACCGTGCCAAGTATAGCCACTGTTGTGATGGTTAAAAGTAAAACTCAATTCGGTCATAAAACAACAGAGACGTTTCGCTATTATATTAGCAGTCTTCCTACGGATGCCGAACGTCATAGCCATGTGATTCGTTCTCACTGGAGTATTGAAAATAGTCTGCATTGGGTTTTAGATGTCACTTTTAATGAGGATGCGAGTCGAGTGCGTCAAGGTAATGCGGCTGATAATTTGGGCTTGCTCCGTCGTTTAAGTATTAATTTGCTTAAACATGAGCCATCTCAAAAAAGCTTGAAGATGAAGCGTTATTTGGCGGCGATGGACAACAATTTTCTTCTACAGGTTTTAGCAGCTAGTTCACGGGAGTGATATTCATGAGTATATTTAGCTTCAAATAGGAGGATTGGCAAAATATTGACACCAACAATTATGAATTAGCGAAATTACTTAATCTTTTAGAGTTTAAGTTGATTTTCTTCTCTTTTTAGTTTTTGATATAGTCTATTTTTAAGCTAGATTTCTTTTTTGATTCCACTCTACTAATATGCGATTACCCTGCTGCTACCACTTTTTGAAAATGCCTAAAATCTTTATCAGATGCGGATTTCAGCCCTTTTTGCGAGAAGTCCATTTCTTAGCCATTTAGAGTATATAAATAGGGCTTGCTGAAAAAAGCTGAAACCTTTACGGAGAAAAATAGTAGGCGAATTAAGAACCGCTAGAATGCACGAAAATAGGGTAGAATGCCTCAAAACCATTGCATTAAGAAGAGAGAAAGCAGATGTACCGAAAGCAACAGTACTCAATTGAAACACCAGAAAACTTGAAAAATCTGTTCGGCGGGCAGTTAGACGAAGAAAATCGTTGGATAGAAATGTCAAAAATGATTCCCTGGGAAGAATATGAGGAAGAATATGCAAAAAACTTCACAGAAAAAAAAGGAGCCCCAGCCAAATCATTTAGAATGGCATTAGGAGCATTAATTATCAAAGAAATTTCAGGAAAAAGTGACAGAGAAACAGTAGAACAAATAAAAGAAAACCCTTATTTACAGTACTTTATAGGAATGGAAAGCTATAGTAGCAAAGAAGCATTTAATGCGTCAATGATGGTTCATTTTCGTAAAAAAATAGGAATGGAATTAATAAATAAAATTAATAAAGAAATAGAAAAAAAAGCGACGGGTGTAGCGTCAGAAAAAAAAGAAAATGAAGGAAAGTTATTGTTAGATGCGACTTGTACACCAGCAGATATAAAATATCCAACGGATATAGGAATATTGAATGATGCCAGAGAAAAAACAGAAAAAATAATAGATAAGCTGTATGAAGAAATAAAAGAGAAAAGGAAAGAAAAGCCGAGGACTTATAGGGAAGTGGCAAGAAAAGAGTACTTAGCCATAGCAAAAAAACGTCGTGTGTCAAAAAAAGAAAGAAGAAAAGGAACAAAAAAACAACTAGGATATATAAAAAGAAACTTGTCTGATATAGAAAAAATGATAGAAGAGGGAGCAAAGTTAGAAAAACTAACGAAAAAAGAGCAAGAAGAGCTTGTAACGATAGGAAAAGTGTATGAGCAACAGTTAGAAATGTATGAAAAAAAGACAAATAAAGTAGAAAACAGAATTGTGAGTGTAAGCCAACCTCACGTGCGTCCAATAGTGCGTGGAAAAGCGGGAAAAGCAGTAGAGTTTGGAGCTAAAATATCGGCAAGTAATGTGAATGGCTTTGTCTTCTTAGACAAATTAAGTTGGGATAATTACAACGAATCGGGAGATTTACAAGCGCGAATAGAAGAATATAAAAGGGAAACAGGATGTTATCCGGAATCGGTTCATGTGGATAAAATCTATCGAACAAAAGCGAATCGAGCTTATTGTAAAGAAAGGGATATAAGAATGAGTGGTCCCCGATTGGGAAGACCGCCGAAAGAGGTGAGCAAAGAAAAAAAGAAAGAGGCACGCTCAGATGAAAGAGTGCGTAATGCCATTGAGGGTAAATTCGGACAGGGAAAGAGGAAATTTAGTCTTGGTCGAGTGATGGCCAAACTACCTGAGACCTCGGAAACGGTAATTGCGATGAACTTTTTGGTAATGAATCTTTCTACTCTACTTCAGAAGACAAAAAGTAAAAAGTTGTAGAGTCGTTTTTCTTGTGAAAAATGGTGTTAATTTTCCTCTCTTTTGTGAGGAGTGATTTGTGTTGACCTTTTTAGACAGAAAGGAACAATAGATTAAACAAAATCTGTATTTTGATTTGTTTCCATAAGGATAAGTTATCTATGCTTTTTCAGTCCATACTTCCCTAACCCACATTTCTTTCGTTTTTTGACTTTTTCAGCAAGCCCTAAATAGGGTCTGCTGAAAAAGTCCACAAAACGAACCTAGATGCCACAGGAGGCGAAAAATGGTGACTTCAGAGAGTTGTTTCCAATTTCAACCCCCAGTTTTCCAACGACGTGCATGGGCTTTGAGCCTCCAAAGGCCATAACCTTGCACCTGATCGTTTTTAAAATGCTTGAAAGCATTATCCGGCAAGGGTTCTATACTTATTCAGCAAGCCCTAAATAATTTTCCCTAAGCACTTACTCCTTTTTCCTCTCTTTTGACCCTTTCCGCCAATCGTTCTTTTGTTCTGCTGCAAGATGTAAGTCTATTTACCACCATACTCACCTAATTTGAATCTAATCGCAAGACTCTGGACGTTTGTGAAAAAGAAGTGTTTACATGCAAAATACTATG contains:
- a CDS encoding ISAs1 family transposase, producing the protein MTVPSIATVVMVKSKTQFGHKTTETFRYYISSLPTDAERHSHVIRSHWSIENSLHWVLDVTFNEDASRVRQGNAADNLGLLRRLSINLLKHEPSQKSLKMKRYLAAMDNNFLLQVLAASSRE
- a CDS encoding ISAs1 family transposase, with protein sequence MAKGFGARVLTPQQEKEVKIIKRSILKHFQCLKEPRTGRRQDHNLTAIVTIGILAVLSGADGFVAIEAYGKAKREWLEMFLELPKGIPSHDTFGRVFGMLETEELEKSFLSWISSLTEKMDIELIQIDGKTKRGSYDREKGLNALHSISAWSSERGLMLAQKKVDSKSNEIKAVPLLLKLLNIKGAVVTLDAMGTQTEIAKQIKQGEGDYVLALKGNQGKLNKQVRDWFKQAVAQNWQGIEYSYHEKTEKGHYRLETRQVWTVSINQLSALHRQNQWVGLYLAR